The following proteins come from a genomic window of Lentimicrobiaceae bacterium:
- a CDS encoding glutathione peroxidase — MKSFILLYFMLSFSAISAQNLKTFHQFSVKTIDGDSISLSVFKGKKVLVVNTASRCGFTPQYKELEELYAQYGGDKFVIVGFPSNNFLSQEPGSNSEIKEFCKKNYGVSFPMMEKISVKGKNIHPLYQWLTQKEENGVSDAKVQWNFQKFLIDEDGKWIGVVAPSESPKCDKIIQWLNNK, encoded by the coding sequence ATGAAGTCATTTATTTTATTATATTTTATGTTATCATTTTCAGCGATATCAGCACAAAATTTGAAAACTTTTCACCAGTTTTCCGTAAAAACAATTGATGGGGACTCAATTAGTCTATCTGTATTTAAGGGTAAAAAAGTATTGGTGGTAAATACTGCTTCAAGATGCGGATTTACACCTCAGTACAAAGAATTGGAAGAATTGTATGCCCAATATGGGGGAGATAAGTTTGTAATAGTAGGATTCCCCTCAAATAATTTCCTCAGCCAGGAACCGGGCAGTAATTCCGAAATAAAGGAATTCTGTAAAAAAAACTACGGAGTTAGCTTTCCCATGATGGAAAAGATTTCTGTAAAAGGGAAAAATATTCATCCATTGTATCAATGGCTTACCCAGAAGGAAGAAAATGGGGTAAGTGATGCAAAGGTGCAATGGAATTTTCAGAAATTTTTAATAGATGAAGACGGCAAATGGATAGGTGTTGTTGCTCCTTCGGAAAGTCCGAAATGTGATAAGATTATACAATGGCTTAACAACAAATAA
- a CDS encoding rubrerythrin family protein, translating into MESIKGTQTEKNLLKAFAGESQASNRYTFFAKKAKEEGYEQIAAIFIETAAQEQTHAKIFFKFLEGGPVEITATYPAGKIGTTTENLLEAAEGEKEEWTMLYKEFEEVALKEGFKQIATKFRLIQVVEKRHEERYRKLLKNIEEGNVFQKEKKVKWVCRKCGYIYESEKALKNCPACEHPQAYFEEISENY; encoded by the coding sequence ATGGAAAGTATAAAAGGAACACAAACAGAAAAAAACCTGCTGAAAGCCTTTGCAGGTGAATCGCAAGCCTCAAACCGTTACACCTTTTTTGCTAAAAAAGCAAAAGAGGAAGGATACGAACAAATTGCAGCCATTTTTATTGAAACTGCTGCACAAGAGCAAACCCATGCCAAAATATTTTTCAAATTTCTGGAAGGAGGCCCGGTAGAAATAACCGCAACCTACCCTGCCGGTAAAATTGGCACAACAACCGAAAACCTGCTTGAAGCAGCCGAAGGTGAAAAAGAAGAGTGGACTATGTTGTACAAAGAGTTTGAAGAAGTAGCTTTAAAAGAAGGCTTTAAACAAATTGCTACAAAATTCAGACTAATACAGGTTGTTGAAAAACGACACGAAGAACGTTATCGTAAACTTTTAAAAAACATTGAAGAAGGCAATGTTTTTCAAAAGGAGAAAAAAGTAAAATGGGTTTGCCGCAAGTGCGGATATATTTATGAAAGCGAAAAAGCATTGAAAAACTGTCCTGCATGCGAACATCCCCAAGCATATTTTGAAGAAATTTCCGAAAATTATTAA